From Achromobacter spanius, a single genomic window includes:
- a CDS encoding NAD(P)-binding domain-containing protein — MSPRVSIVGMGRIGTRAAQRLLAADPDIALTLYDIEADRCEDFRGNATLATSAREALAESDTIVLALPREREIDRTLERFSDGQVTAPIAGKLIIDLDPPPADRMRQLDRAIACAGGRYACAPLQAGAVAGVEARLLDALNRPA; from the coding sequence ATGAGTCCGCGCGTCAGCATCGTCGGCATGGGCAGGATCGGCACGCGGGCGGCGCAGCGGCTGCTGGCCGCCGATCCCGACATTGCATTGACGCTTTACGACATCGAGGCGGACCGCTGCGAGGATTTCCGCGGCAACGCGACGCTGGCGACCTCGGCGCGCGAAGCGCTGGCCGAGTCCGACACCATCGTGCTGGCCCTGCCCCGGGAACGCGAGATCGATCGCACCCTGGAACGCTTCAGCGACGGACAGGTCACGGCGCCCATTGCCGGCAAGCTGATCATCGACCTGGACCCGCCGCCCGCCGACCGGATGCGGCAGCTTGACCGGGCCATCGCGTGCGCGGGCGGGCGCTACGCCTGCGCGCCGCTGCAGGCGGGCGCCGTTGCCGGTGTCGAGGCGCGCCTACTGGACGCGCTGAACCGTCCTGCCTGA